The region GGTCTTTTCTGGTTGGTCTCTTTACCATCAGCACTTAAGTTTAGCAGCTTAGTATTGCCctggttttgttttcttgcaaTTTGCCATCGAATACTTCGAAGTTCTGCTGTTTTCTATGACGTGAATGGTATATCTAATGATGTTTTGATGTCTGTATGTAGTAACTATGCAACTGACTAACTCACAAATGTTATATTCTGCAGAGTTACCACTCTACCTTATTCTTGGCATGCTTTGTGGGGTAGTGAGCGTGGCATTCAGGCAGTTGGTCGTTTGGTTCACCAAGACTTTTGACTTGATAAGGAAAAAATTCAGCCTCCCTGCTGTAGCATGCCCTGCTTTAGGTGGTCTTGGAGCCGGTTTAATAGCTCTAAGGTACCCTGGAATCCTGTACTGGGGTTTCACAAATGTTGATGAAATTCTACATACCGGGAAAAGTGCCTCAGCCCCTGGAATCTGGCTGTTAGCTCAGTTGGCTGCTGCAAAAGTTGTAGCAACTGCACTCTGCAAGGGTTCTGGTCTTGTTGGTGGCCTCTATGCTCCCAGCTTGATGATTGGTGCTGCTGTCGGTGCTGTTTTTGGAGGCTCGGCAGCAGAACTAATAAACTCTGCCATCCCGGGTAACACTGCTGTTGCACATCCTCAAGCTTATGCGCTAGTAAGTTTCCTTTTTGAGTTAGGCAGGTAGCTTAAAGTTTGATAAAACCAAGCATGTTCACTGTCTGCTTAATTTAGGTGGGAATGGCTGCCACTCTAGCTTCAGTCTGCTCAGTTCCATTGACATCCGTACTACTACTGTTTGAACTAACAAAAGATTACAGAATTTTACTTCCCCTGATGGTAATGTTTCATCTGATATTTTCCATTTTGCTTTTAACCATGTAAATTAACATATGATATAAGGTCACCCTTGTTTTTAATTAACAGGGAGCTGTTGGTTTAGCAATATGGGTGCCATCTGTTGTAAACCAGCCTGGCAACAAAGAGACGGTTCAGGCTGCATCTCCTCGGCATGGTTACTCTTCACTAATACCTCCTGCAGATAGGAATGAGACAGACTGGAGACGACCAGATGGAGATGATGTTGAACTTGCAATTATAGAAGATGATCCCTACCGCTATGGTATCAACAATGAGGAGATGCTTCTTGATGACTTAAAGGTTCAGTGGATCCTTTTTaccctctctttctttttcttgtgtcaaattcatcattagtaatttcaatatattttgctGGTCATTTAGTTCTCTAACAGCCAGTGTTCCAGGTATCACAAGCAATGTCAAAGCATTTTGTTAAGGTTACACCTACAATGACTATCAAGGAGGCAACCAAGCTTATGCATGATAAGCAACAAAGTTGTGTTCTTGTCGCAGACAGTGATGATTTTCTTGAAGGAATTGTTACTATTGGGGACATTCGCCGGAAAGGATTTCAATTTGAATTAAGTGAAGATACTCCACGGACTGGGGGGAATTCATCTGACTTGGATGTATGCTAAATCTATTGCTTTTAAAGCCTATAATTAAATTAGCAATTACCATTTTGGGGGGTTTGGTGCAAGGAATTTATAGGATGTAGTTAAATTTATCACCTAAGTTATAATAATTTCGAAATTAGCAACACGCATATTTACTTGCTTTAATTTTTCAGGAAAATTCTTCTCTTGTTTCATCATGCCTCACTAGAGGGTTTCAGTACCATGGCAATGAAAGAGGACTAGTCACCTGCTTTCCTGATACCGATCTGAGCACTGCTAAGGTTCTCATGGAAGTCAAAGGTATCAAGCAACTTCCAGTGATAAAACGGGGGGCTGGCCGTAGGAATGATGGAAGGCGTAAGGTCCTTGGCCTTCTTCATTATGATTCAATAGGCTGGTGCTTAAGGTAAtcctgttattttttattccattTGTTGAATTGCTATGACAATCACCTTTTGAATATGAGCCAACAGTAGGAATAACTAATTGCCTTGAGGAAACCAGACTTATCCATTAAACTCTGTTGTGGACTATATACATTGACCTTATAATATTGGATTAAAACAACCTAAAAACATGGAGGCCTTATTTTCACATCAATCATGCCCTAAGAGATTTAATCGATCTTTTGGTCTCTTTGTTTCCCATATCCGATGTGATTGTCAGTGCACTTGTCTCATTTTTACATTCTGTTCAGTGTGTAGACGGTGctttgcagaaaaaaaaaatcgaacaaAGTTGCCTCGTGTAAGTGATAGTATTTTAATTGCttagaaacaaaacaatcgGCTCATTAACAAATTTACCCTACAATTTGGTAATTATCTTTCGTAACTCACACCATGAGATAATATAGGACCAACATTGACTACATAACAGTGCATGAACCTGATACTGTACAATAGTAACAAAAGTTTGTCTGTAACCGGCTCTTCACATGGAGACGGACTGATCTACAAGAATTTCTCGTCCCACTTGTAACTTCTGGGCCTTTATCATTTTGCAGGGAAGAGCTTGAGCGGTGGAAAGCCTTTAATCAAAGAGAGAATTTCCAGCAGCCAGCCGTTAATGGCCATTGAGCAAAAAGAAGTGCTGAAGTTTTGTTTGTACCTTTTAGTGAAGAGAAataccaaatatataaaatgacATTTCAACGTGATTAGGGTTAACTAAAAAAACTCGTCAAATGTAAAGTCTCTTGGAGTTACCAGCATACACATTTTGTGCCGAGAAAATATATGAGGTAACGGTGTGATCCATTGTTATTGGTGTTGATATTTCGGAGTTCTGACATGACAATATATGGTTATACATTGGTCTGCCCCGGAACTGGAAGGCGTTGCAATGGAAGTTTGTGGTGGTGAACATTGTTTTAAAGTTCACATTCTATCTACTATTGCCTGATAAATTAATGGAGAATGCCCCATTTGTGGACAGTCCTGTAAAAATGTACGCAGTAATTCTGAATTCAAGATTCACACGGTAATGACTGGCCAACTCTGGACTAAGACTGCCACAATATAAAAGAcataattttacagtttttcaGAGTACTGAATTTGTTGATGATAAAACCACCGATGCCTTAGATATCAACCCAATAGTTCTACCCTTATTAAACCATTTCCCTCTTCCAGAAcgtctcccctcccccctttTCTCTTACTTTTGTCTGAAAAATCtgcattttttctaaaaaaataaagaatggaactgcaataaaataacaaagagAAACACCAAAATTGTTTCATATACATAAGCAGAAAATGCATATCATGTTCTGCTATTTACATCTGATGAGGAACCCGGCTGAGGCAACCTGCCCATCCGCTGCTGGCAAGGTGCTCCTGCTGCTATAGTACTCCCATTTGCCGCCGGCAAGCCAGTCTGTGGCAACAGGTTCACCTTCATCTCGCCTCTCGGCAGCACAAGCCCAGGGTACCCCTGCATCGCCGGAGGACGGCCAGCCGTCTGCGCCCGCACGGTGATCGCCGGAGCCGGCACCGGAATTGCAATGCTACGAGGTAGCATTCCAAAGGAAaaacctgctgctgctgctgcaccaaACTGTTCTGCAGGTGGGTGACCAGCTGCTGAGCCATAGGAAGCAGCAGGGCCTCCAAACTGAGGAAAGCTACCACCTTGTGCTGGTTCAGGTCTCCGGTGAAGAAGAAGGCCATTAGCCTGTGGTGCAGCGGCTGAACCTGAGCTTGGGTGGCCACTGTTTCTGGCAGCTGGGACTTCATGGTTGTGCTTTCCTTCATACGTCGTGATGACGGATTTCAGATCATGTGATGCTCTCTCCACATGCTTGCGCACCGAGCAGCCCGGATGGGTACACTTGTAGTAGCTCCTACAACACAATTGGTGGTTTTCAGATAATGCAAAGTTCCAGCCTCTGCACCAACTATGTATGCACACATTTGGATAAATAGATGTTTCTTCATCAACATTTACTTTTGTAGTGAAGGATTAGAGATAAGAGAACTGCACAGAATTTGTTTCAGATGCGAAAAAGGAGGGGAGGTGCAATGGTACAATAACTGACCTTGGATTTGGGTTGCCTTTGACAACTTTCTGCCCATACTTACGCCAACGGTAACCATCATCAAGGATGTCCACCTCACTTGTGGTCTGCACAACAACACGAGGCTCCCGGACAGCTCTTGATGCCACAGCTCCTATGTCGATGGGATTGGTGCTAATGCTAGTAGCGCCATAAACATCCATCtttctgaaataaataaattataaattagagGAAAACAATCAGCTACTCAAAGTGAACGTTGGTCTCATTGAGTAATTAGTAAGTCTAACCAACCTTCTCTTGCATTCAGCATTGTCTTCATTCGCATCATAGCCCAAAGAAAGCGAGGCACGGTGTGTTACCCTGTCATCCCCTTCGATGGAGAGCTTCGACGAGATATCCACAGCTTCTTGTTTGTCCATAACAGATGTCTCAGCATGTTCTGTTGTTGCAAGAGAAGCAGACGGTTTTGTCTCAAGAACTTCACTATGCACATCTTGGAGGTGACTGTTTGGACCATTATCCCATGAAGTTGATGTGCACTGGCCAGACTTGGAACCAAAGATCTCAGAGTTGTCATCTTTCAGATCATCGAAGCATGAGAAAGGAACACTTGCTCGGCGATTGGAAGGTGGCAAAGGGTGATTGTGAGAACCTTTATAGACTATCTCTGTTATTTGGCCATCTTGAGAACGCTCCACCTTTTTCTTGACAGTGCAATTTGGGTATGTGCATTTGAAGTAGCTTCTGGGATGCTCACTATTCTTAACTTGCTTTTGTCCATATTTCCTCCAGTTATATCCATCCTCAGCAGGGGTCATGATCAGGTCTGAAGAATACTCTTCATTTCTGTTTGTTAAACTCTCTTCTTGGTCATTGGCAGGAGAAGGGTGATCACCATTGTCTAACATGGAATCAGATGTCTTAGGTTTAACAATAGTTTCAGTACTGACATCCTTGGCCGCAGTTGAGCTAGACCGAAGACTCAGCACCTGATGATCATCATTCACTGAAGGTTGGTTTTGATGATTAACGCTGAAACCCTGAACAGTGTAAAATTCATCAGGCCAATGTATAAAAAACActgaaaatttagattttgctTGTCATATTTGCAggaataataaaacaaattgtgcTGATCAGTAATTACAGTAAATAGGTAATAGAATAGTAATGCTTGAGCAGACTACCTTCTCTGCAACCGGAAAAGATGGTGGTTTAGATCCCAAAATGGGATGAAAGAAGAACACGCCATCATGACACGTTTCATCTTCAGTTTTCTTAGGGATCGATGGTTTAACATTACTAGACATCAAAAATGGCAGTTTGCCAGTGGTAGGAGAAGGTTGTGCCTGCATAAATCACAACCATGATATAAGCTTCATCACTAACCATCGAACCACTTTCTTCTCCAAGATTCTACTATCATATACTCCTAAGAAACTGCAGAGTCACGAGAGAAACCAAAAGTTATGTATTTTTCTTGAGATTTCACAACATACTGACAGATATATCCTCTAACCTCTAATCTACATGAGCAATTGAGCATTACACAGAGAAATATTGACTGAGGTGAGGAAGGCACATACAATGGCATTTGGAAGAAAAACCGGCGACTCAAGAAGCTCCCTTGGACTCACACCGGGTGGGATTGTCACCGGAGACCGAATTGGTGCAGAATAGCCAACACGAGATGTATCAATTTTCAGCACACCGAAACCGGTCCTTGA is a window of Oryza brachyantha chromosome 8, ObraRS2, whole genome shotgun sequence DNA encoding:
- the LOC102701570 gene encoding probable WRKY transcription factor 2 isoform X1, giving the protein MMWCFSLSWDYHLFMDGTNNHGALMDDWMLPSPSPRTLMSSFLNEGLSSGSCSDVFGDNGSNKPQDGLGKSKSFVDSNREETAQLGKKFESNLFGANQKSSSNSCLSDRMASRTGFGVLKIDTSRVGYSAPIRSPVTIPPGVSPRELLESPVFLPNAIAQPSPTTGKLPFLMSSNVKPSIPKKTEDETCHDGVFFFHPILGSKPPSFPVAEKGFSVNHQNQPSVNDDHQVLSLRSSSTAAKDVSTETIVKPKTSDSMLDNGDHPSPANDQEESLTNRNEEYSSDLIMTPAEDGYNWRKYGQKQVKNSEHPRSYFKCTYPNCTVKKKVERSQDGQITEIVYKGSHNHPLPPSNRRASVPFSCFDDLKDDNSEIFGSKSGQCTSTSWDNGPNSHLQDVHSEVLETKPSASLATTEHAETSVMDKQEAVDISSKLSIEGDDRVTHRASLSLGYDANEDNAECKRRKMDVYGATSISTNPIDIGAVASRAVREPRVVVQTTSEVDILDDGYRWRKYGQKVVKGNPNPRSYYKCTHPGCSVRKHVERASHDLKSVITTYEGKHNHEVPAARNSGHPSSGSAAAPQANGLLLHRRPEPAQGGSFPQFGGPAASYGSAAGHPPAEQFGAAAAAGFSFGMLPRSIAIPVPAPAITVRAQTAGRPPAMQGYPGLVLPRGEMKVNLLPQTGLPAANGSTIAAGAPCQQRMGRLPQPGSSSDVNSRT
- the LOC102701289 gene encoding chloride channel protein CLC-f; the protein is MMAQESDLEPLRSGALPSSADPDSPSTPRRSRVRELLRNLDRRLSSRGRHQHQHHHAAEGGGGAAASPRGGEPGSARGQEDSDELGDGAPPEWALLLVGCLLGLATGVCVAAFNRGVHVIHEWAWAGTPTEGAAWLRLQRLADTWHRILLIPVTGGVVVGMMHGLLEIFEQIRQSLSSQREGIDFMAAIFPTVKAIQAAITLGTGCSLGPEGPSVDIGKSCANGCAEMMENNRERKIALIAAGSAAGIASGFNAAVAGCFFAIETVLRPLRAENSPPFTTAMIILASVISSTVSNVLLGEKAAFIVPTYELKSAAELPLYLILGMLCGVVSVAFRQLVVWFTKTFDLIRKKFSLPAVACPALGGLGAGLIALRYPGILYWGFTNVDEILHTGKSASAPGIWLLAQLAAAKVVATALCKGSGLVGGLYAPSLMIGAAVGAVFGGSAAELINSAIPGNTAVAHPQAYALVGMAATLASVCSVPLTSVLLLFELTKDYRILLPLMGAVGLAIWVPSVVNQPGNKETVQAASPRHGYSSLIPPADRNETDWRRPDGDDVELAIIEDDPYRYGINNEEMLLDDLKVSQAMSKHFVKVTPTMTIKEATKLMHDKQQSCVLVADSDDFLEGIVTIGDIRRKGFQFELSEDTPRTGGNSSDLDENSSLVSSCLTRGFQYHGNERGLVTCFPDTDLSTAKVLMEVKGIKQLPVIKRGAGRRNDGRRKVLGLLHYDSIGWCLREELERWKAFNQRENFQQPAVNGH
- the LOC102701570 gene encoding probable WRKY transcription factor 2 isoform X2, which gives rise to MDGTNNHGALMDDWMLPSPSPRTLMSSFLNEGLSSGSCSDVFGDNGSNKPQDGLGKSKSFVDSNREETAQLGKKFESNLFGANQKSSSNSCLSDRMASRTGFGVLKIDTSRVGYSAPIRSPVTIPPGVSPRELLESPVFLPNAIAQPSPTTGKLPFLMSSNVKPSIPKKTEDETCHDGVFFFHPILGSKPPSFPVAEKGFSVNHQNQPSVNDDHQVLSLRSSSTAAKDVSTETIVKPKTSDSMLDNGDHPSPANDQEESLTNRNEEYSSDLIMTPAEDGYNWRKYGQKQVKNSEHPRSYFKCTYPNCTVKKKVERSQDGQITEIVYKGSHNHPLPPSNRRASVPFSCFDDLKDDNSEIFGSKSGQCTSTSWDNGPNSHLQDVHSEVLETKPSASLATTEHAETSVMDKQEAVDISSKLSIEGDDRVTHRASLSLGYDANEDNAECKRRKMDVYGATSISTNPIDIGAVASRAVREPRVVVQTTSEVDILDDGYRWRKYGQKVVKGNPNPRSYYKCTHPGCSVRKHVERASHDLKSVITTYEGKHNHEVPAARNSGHPSSGSAAAPQANGLLLHRRPEPAQGGSFPQFGGPAASYGSAAGHPPAEQFGAAAAAGFSFGMLPRSIAIPVPAPAITVRAQTAGRPPAMQGYPGLVLPRGEMKVNLLPQTGLPAANGSTIAAGAPCQQRMGRLPQPGSSSDVNSRT